GATATCAAACTACGGTGCAGGCGACTATGCTACTGTTATTGGTTTTTATAGAAAAGCTTTTGCTGCTATCGACACTTTAGAGGGTGTAACCTCACCTCGTAATTTCGGCAATTTCGACCTTCTTGATATCCGTCGCGGAGCAACCGATCGCGTTGTTGGATTATTAGTACCACCGATTTTAAATCCGGCTTTTATACGGACATTAAAACTTTTTGAGTATGTTTTTTGGTTCACCGATTATATACCTGACACATGGACGCACATGCAAGCCGTAGCACAGTTTCCATTATATTTGTATAACGGATCTGGCGGCAAAGTTTTATACTCAACTCGCTTCGGTTACTTCTTAGGCGATCCTCGCGGCGCCCTCGTCGATTTTGCACCAGTCGATTTAGTCGGAAGTGTCTTAATCGATACACGTATTCCGAACGATTGGCCCATTTATCCTGACTCAACTTATCCTTCTGGATATTATCCGACTCTACGATTCAATCCCGCTGCAACTTTAGGTGCAGCACATTCATTATTCGTTCGAGATATATACAAACGTGCCGATGCGAGATATATTTTAAGCATCCCGCCTGTCCCGGGACGTGTTCCACCAAGTGCTTTTTGGAATGGTCCAGTAAACATCGGTGTAATAGATGAAGCTAAAACATTTGTGTTCCTGAGTCAACCGTTGCACTTAATGAATGGTGCCGAAAAAGTTTGGCCCACTCGACCGGGTGTTGCGGGTAAAGGGGTTCCGGCATTTTTGAAAAAAGTTTTTATTGATGAGTTTGGCGGTTAATTTTCATACATCGTATTGGAGTTTATAAACAATGAAAAATATTTTAATCTTAATTTTATTCTTAGCTGCACAATTAGCTTTTACACAACCAAAAGGCAGCATCAGCGGCTCTGTAACCGATAAGTCAACAGGTGAATCGTTACCGAGCGTGAACGTGATAGTTAAAGGCACCTACTATGGCGCCTCATCTGATTTTGATGGAAAGTTTACTATCCAAAATATCACAGTCGGTTCATATACAATCGAAGTTACTTTGTTAGGCTACAAAACAGTTCAATATACCGGTGTAAAAGTAATTGCAAGCGAGGTAACAAAATTAAATGTTAAATTAGAAGAAACGGTTTTGTCCGTTGGTCAGGAAGTTGTAATTATCGGTGAGAAGCCCCTCTTCAACATCGAAGAAACATCAAGCCGGCGTTCAATAACCAGTGAAGATATCCAACTTGCAGTAGTAAAAGATGTTCGCGATGTTGTTTCGCTTCAAATCGGTGTTGTTCAATCAGATAACGAAATATATATTCGCGGCGGAAGAGGTTACGAGAACGCATATCTGATTGATGGTGTTTCTGTTCAAGACCCATTAGCAGGTCGTGGTTTTGGTTTACAAGTAGCTCCTCAAGCGATTGCCGAAGTTGAAGTTATTACCGGAGGGTATAATGCCGAGTACGGTCAGGCAACATCCGGCGTAGTAAATATTACCACAAAAGAAGGTGCAAAATTTTTCTCAGGGTCGATGGGTTATAAACGGGATCATTTTGGTTTTAACAATACCTCACGCTCAAACTTTAATACAGATATTTACGATTTTAATTTAAGTGGTCCCGAACCTCTTACTACCTATGTATTACCTGAATTAGGATTGAACATACCAGGCAATTTAAGTTTTTTTGGAAATTTTTATTCAAACCTGACTGATGGTTTTACGCGTTGGGTCGAAAATATAGTAGGTGGTAAACCACAAGGTTATAAACTTTATGCACCTAAGGGTTTAAATTCTTCTATATTTTATGGTAGGCGCTTTTCACCGAAAAGAAGTAACAGCTATTCTGCTCTCGGTAAACTCACTTACAAACCGGTAGCAACAATGAAACTTTCCTATACTTTCAATCAATCGGTTCAAATCGATCAGAACTCACAAACAGTGCAAGCTACATTGGATAGGGTAGAGCCAAATCCGGGCTATCAGTTCTCCTTCCAAAATATTCCGGATAGCGCAAACACATTTACATCCATCAATCAACAAAATAGTTTGAGTTGGACTCATACCATTAGTCCAAAAACTTTTTACGAAATCCGTTTAAGCTATTACTCGGCACATGTCCGTGGTGATGCGAACGGTAAAACCTGGGAACAATACCTTGAGCCGAAAGACATTGTTTCTTATCCGGTTGAGTACTTTTACCCAAATCCAGATTCAAGAGATACGATATATGTAATACCCGGAGATGGGTTCTATGATTTTGGAAGTCCTTCGACGTGGCGCGACCATCATCTGAACGAATTTACTTTTAAATTTGATTTGACCAGCAATCCAACCGATAATCATAAACTGAAAGCCGGAATTGAAACCCGTTTTCAAGAAATGCAAATGGTTGATATTTTTCAGCCATGGATAAAACCATTAGGTTTTGATAACGACATATTTAAAGTATATCCGGCATTCGGTGCAATTTATGCACAGGATGGTGTTTCGATGAGCGGAATGATATTGAACTTCGGTTTACGTTTCGATTATTGGTTCCCGGGAAAATATGTTGATGATGCAATGGAAAAAGGGACAGCTATTTTGGTGCCTCAAGCTATTCAGGAAAATTTTAAAAAGGATAGCTACAAATTTTTCGGACAATACTGGAAAGCTCGTATAAGTCCACGACTCGGTATATCGCATCCTGTAACTGATAACCAGACTTTATTCTTTTCGTACGGACATTTTTCCAAATTACCACGCCCTCAATTTGTTTATTCAAAATTAAGCGGAACTCGTTCGCGTTCGTCTTTCCAAACTATTGGAAATCCAAACTTGAATCCTGAAACTACAGTCG
The Bacteroidota bacterium DNA segment above includes these coding regions:
- a CDS encoding TonB-dependent receptor — its product is MKNILILILFLAAQLAFTQPKGSISGSVTDKSTGESLPSVNVIVKGTYYGASSDFDGKFTIQNITVGSYTIEVTLLGYKTVQYTGVKVIASEVTKLNVKLEETVLSVGQEVVIIGEKPLFNIEETSSRRSITSEDIQLAVVKDVRDVVSLQIGVVQSDNEIYIRGGRGYENAYLIDGVSVQDPLAGRGFGLQVAPQAIAEVEVITGGYNAEYGQATSGVVNITTKEGAKFFSGSMGYKRDHFGFNNTSRSNFNTDIYDFNLSGPEPLTTYVLPELGLNIPGNLSFFGNFYSNLTDGFTRWVENIVGGKPQGYKLYAPKGLNSSIFYGRRFSPKRSNSYSALGKLTYKPVATMKLSYTFNQSVQIDQNSQTVQATLDRVEPNPGYQFSFQNIPDSANTFTSINQQNSLSWTHTISPKTFYEIRLSYYSAHVRGDANGKTWEQYLEPKDIVSYPVEYFYPNPDSRDTIYVIPGDGFYDFGSPSTWRDHHLNEFTFKFDLTSNPTDNHKLKAGIETRFQEMQMVDIFQPWIKPLGFDNDIFKVYPAFGAIYAQDGVSMSGMILNFGLRFDYWFPGKYVDDAMEKGTAILVPQAIQENFKKDSYKFFGQYWKARISPRLGISHPVTDNQTLFFSYGHFSKLPRPQFVYSKLSGTRSRSSFQTIGNPNLNPETTVAYELGLRNQITENDVLTVTAFYKDIFDYITAKQFRATVIGTIRGVYTIYINQDYARVRGLELEYKTRIGKMLRLSLSGTYNIATGKSSSANENVFNIQQGLEENLKESFVIWDRPFQGSANINFFVAKNNPLFGFGSGILDDYNVYLRVFYQSGKRYTPQIFYRINPTTGRPEYRSDRENPYSKIGQDWFYVDLNFEKYINLGFGKFVFTFEMQNIFDRKNSQILNPITGTAYEYGQITPVDWNDPTYRDLTAPIDPLPYNAARYLTPRTFKMGLSFRF